The Mycosarcoma maydis chromosome 22, whole genome shotgun sequence genome contains the following window.
cgtctcCTCTACAGCGCCATCGAAACCATCCACGGTGCAGGCGAGTCCATCCGTGGCAACATTAACGACCGCCTCGACTCGGCAGGCGAAGGTCTCAGAAGCGCCGACTCGACCAATTCGACCGCAAACGCTTCTGATCCCTCCACCTTTGGTAGGAGCAGCGACTACAACAACTCTGCCAACCACCAGGACGTCGCCAAAAACGGTAGCGCCGAGTTCAAGCACGGTATCTCAAAGCTCCAGAATGCTTTCAGCTCCaacaccacctcgtccaagcCTCAATCGTCGACCTGATccaatcgtggatcgtgaatcgctcGTGGGCCTCTCCTGCGCGCGCTCATCTCTTGGAAATCTTACACCTGGACTCTTCCCTCTCACGTCTCACATCAAAGGCCAGATCGCATATCGGCCTGTGTTACAGAACAAGTGATCGCAGTGTGTGTGTTATACCTCCTCGACGCCGAATCCGATCACTCTCTTGGCCGGAGCAGCTACCACCTTTTCCGCTTGCATCGGCTCATGTCTTGCGTACCAGTGTCCcttgagcgtcgacgaccgCATGCTGGTTCCTCTGCCATTTCCAGACGCTGTCATGCGCCGATTCGCCCCTCCAAAACCGTGCCCGGGTTGTAACATCGGTTTGGTCCCTTCTTGTGAAGTAtcgctcgcctcgtcaTCCGACGACAGGTTGCTGGAAAGTCCTACCTCGtccgcatcctcatcatTTTGACtatcctcgtcatcaccatACCTTGCCGTTCCGTTCCCTCTTCTCGCCTGAGTCAAGTGCGGCGGAGACGATTCTGAATCTCGATCTGAAACCGACTGCATAGACGAGTCATGACCCGCTAGAGCGCTCAAGCCATGCTGGGGCTGCTCCTTgtcttggctttggcgtcCCAGTCCCCGTATCGTGGCATTTTCAAATCTTTCCGAAGTGTCCCTTGATCCGCTTGTCGTCAAGCACGGCGATCGGACGGCATTTGCCATGTCAGCTTCAGATGGGGATCGCATAGAATGCGCGGCCTGGAGATGCCTGGCCTGGATCAGCCTTTGTCTGCTGGCCCGGATTCCTTGGACCACATCTTCGTCCAAGCTAACGTCAAAGAGATCCCAGATATACCGTCTCACCGAGACGCGGAAATAAAAGTGGTTCATCAACTCCAAAGCTCTCGCCATCACCGACAAATCCTTGAACATggctttgtgcttggccTTGAGTCTGCTCAACGCTCGTGATGCATTAGCTGCCAGGATCGAGTTGCCAAGGTTAGCGATTGAAGTAATAATCTTATTCGCCACCAGCGTCTCGGGTGGTGCCAGCTCGAGGTAGCTCAGGTCCGGCACCTTGTTGACCTCCCAGCGAGCAATTGAGACCAGCCGATTGACGTCGTCAGGGATGCACAGTCCCATCGGTGCCCCCAGAGGCGTGCACACCGATTGCCATCCATAGTCCTGCAGCGCTTCGGCTCCCGAATTCGTCGATGCGATGAGTCCCAGCACGAAGAAGCACGTGCCACGAACCGACAACACCGCAGAGTTCTCGGCAATCTCGACAATCTGACTAACCAGATCTTCTGCTTCTAGAAATGGCAGTCCAAGCTCGTTGGCGCCGATATTGCCGACGGTCCACAGAATgctcttgagcttgttgataAGCTCGCTGTCCGAAGTTTCGCCGCCATGCTGACGGATGAAGTGCGCAAACTCAGCAAAGTGACCTTTCTGCTGAAGAATCCGACAGCCTTCTGGCGTTTTGGCCAGTTCACCGTAAAAATGAGGCGGTACCACACCGTCCTTTGCAGGGTCGACCGTGGCGGGCGGTGGAGGTGCAAAAGCGGACGTTGACGTTTGACCATTTGAGGCACCTGCACCACCGCCGTTGGTTGGTGATTTGCGGTAAATGCTGAAAAAGTCGGCAAGCATCACTTCGACCTCGACCATGTAACGCTGATTGCGCTCGTTGAACCATTCATCCATCTCGCGATCAATGTATTCGCCCTGCCAGAGATATCGGATTCCAACCGATGTCGATAGGAACTTGAGCAAGAGCGGATGGCCTAGCTCACCCAGGTGATCCAGAGTGGGCCGCATCGagacgactttttcgagGATTTGAATCGAGGTACAGGCCTCCTCGACCACTTTGGTGGCGAGCTGACGCACATCAACCGACGGATCGTACAGCTGCGTGAGCAGCAGGTTGAGCGTCCAGTCGCTCTGCACCCTCGATCCAGTCTTGACATTGGCGGCCAAGGTCTGCTGTCGAATGAGCTCAGCCAGGTGCCGCGTTGCAAAGAGACGCACATCTCGATAGCTCGATGTGAGTGCCTTTGCGAGGATGATCCTCGAGTGGCCATCAATGCTGTAGTCCACGTTTTCGATGACCGCCTTGACAATATCGTCTCTGCTGCGCAGCGCGCAGAGATGGTACAAGGGAGTGAAGATCTTGAAGCGTTCCAGCAAGCGAATCCCTTCAGCCGACTGGGTCAGAATGCCGATCATCTCAAAGTAGCCTGAGGTGAGCGTCTCGTCCATTCGCTTGCGTGAGAGCAGAGGATCCGAGGTGGAGAGACCTGAGAGTGGATCGAGCTGATCCAGGCACTCGCGCACCTCGCGGAGCAAGCGATCTTCGCTCAAAACGCGTGCACCTTCAGGTGTCGCGGCGAGTgtgctcagcagcagacagCCGAGCCGAACGAAGCGCCGGTTTGCGTTGAGTTTGCGTATGCTGGCGAAGCGAAGCGCAAATGGGTGGAAAAAAGCGAGAACACGtttgagcagctttgagcCCTTGACTACATCATCGAGCCTTTTCGCGTTGAGCAAGGGGCCTTCTAGCATCTCTGTAAGAGTCTCGAGATTCCATTTTGTGTGGTCTTTGGTGACGAGGACCTGGGTGTCGACCATCATGTTGCGGAATTGgacatcgtcgatctgcaTGCCCATGCGCATCTTGGTCTTTTCGACCTGCCTCTGGCCTCTGCGCATCGATTcttcgatcgagttggagCGATCGCGCGCTGTACTTTGCGCGGTGCCGCTTAGGGCAGCTGCGCTGATCATGGCTTCGTGGTGCGCACGATGGCGATTGGCGCtgtcgatcgaggcgagcgcgctagcagctgcttgccttTCGTCGCTCTTTTCGAGGTTGAAGTTGGCAGCAAGCGAAAAGAGGCGGGGCAGCGAATGGATGTTACCTCCCATGGAGGGTGGATGGACGCGTTTAGAGACTTGAAGCAACTCTCCCATGAGCATCGTCGCCTTTCTTGCCATTGTGGGAGCGTGCTCGATGACATGGATGAGGGCATCCACAAGACCTGATTCGAAAAAGACAACGAGGAGGAGTGCGAGGTAGTGATCCACGAGATTAAGCCTGCTGCGCGGCTGATCACCAAGTTCACCCAGACGTGTGATGGCTTGAGCTGCAGGTGGAGCGTCGGGGTCGAGTCTgggcgaggaggaggatgtCCTATGACTGCTCTCACGCTTACTTGCCGGATCCACTCGTCCGGTGGCGCCACGAACGTTGAAGAGGTCGTAGAGCATGTCGAGTAGAACGCTCTTGacgtcgagcgtgttgacACGTAGCGCCTGGACAAGCGATTTGATCGCACGCTTGTCGTCCATGCACAGATAGATGAGACCTGCCCAGGAGCGGAGGAGGACGGTGACGACGGAAGCGGTGGATCGCAGTAGAGCATCGTAGGTGATGGGTTTCTGCACCGGAGTCTCTGTGAAGCCCGAGAGGGCGAtttcgagatcgacaccTGGACGCAGATGCTGACGAGTGCCAGGCATGTCAACGAGGTAGATGAAGACCTGGATCAAAGTGGGTGAGAATTCGGTGGCGCCCTCGGTGAGCGCCTGGAGAGTGGCCCTGAGGCCACCAGCTTTGATGAGCAGCCGAAGATCAAAgacggcaagctcggcgagcgttTCGAGGCAGATGTGACGGAGCCTGTCTTCGGAATGCTCTGCGACGGCAGCGAGAGCACGAATTACGCCGGGCGCCACGAGTTGCTGCAAGTCGAGGGCGAGACGATCAGGAGCTGTGGTGATGGATCGCAGTGCTGCCAGCTCCATGATGGCTCGTATGAGTTTGATGGCTTgcaccttttcgagctcaAAACGATTATCACGGATGAGGGTACGTGAGAGGTAAATGTCGAGGCCCTTTTCGCGACAGCGTGAGACGAGCGGCGAAAGTGGCTGTATGAGAGCGTGGCGGAGTAGGCGGTAGGTGGCAGCGCGCAACTCTTTGCCTGCTCGATCGCACAGATGAGGCATGGCAGCATCTACGAGGTGATCGAGGGGTAGTTCGTAGCGGACACGCGCATGTAGCTTGAGAatgtcgacgagacgaTTGATTTGGTCGATCTGGTGCTTGGCTTGATCGTCGAGACCCGTTGCGTTGCTGGGCGTACGTGCGTGTGAAGAGGCGCCGGAAGCTatggctgctgctctggaACGTGCAACGGTTCTGCGAGCCATACGTGGCAGCGCGAGATTCGAGCTGGGCGGCGAGACTGGATCAACGGTGGCGGTA
Protein-coding sequences here:
- a CDS encoding TORC2 complex subunit TSC11 (related to protein ste16), yielding MESLQPHQEAQRLQNQIDIENKIKDGAENLLSVFDLKLASSAKQDLRKQIESELDSATLRIASLTAELQRWKQTHSTTSPPSWASNPSASDSESACNIPASTISRLEQSALGFEGRPLFESASAQSGPSHQPVRNTSYDILTAHLDPSNGSPPSTNYVNDLGSHFHPPGAAAPFGGLGIGLDGHAPLSLAGAQPSSVSAPAHSPRPSALLFDRYFVPSTQPAQHIDAEHARSHDREVEDARASRSLALMLIRSLRPPSPIPPPAMLPTLSENADTSSPTVQTGPAVVSTATVDPVSPPSSNLALPRMARRTVARSRAAAIASGASSHARTPSNATGLDDQAKHQIDQINRLVDILKLHARVRYELPLDHLVDAAMPHLCDRAGKELRAATYRLLRHALIQPLSPLVSRCREKGLDIYLSRTLIRDNRFELEKVQAIKLIRAIMELAALRSITTAPDRLALDLQQLVAPGVIRALAAVAEHSEDRLRHICLETLAELAVFDLRLLIKAGGLRATLQALTEGATEFSPTLIQVFIYLVDMPGTRQHLRPGVDLEIALSGFTETPVQKPITYDALLRSTASVVTVLLRSWAGLIYLCMDDKRAIKSLVQALRVNTLDVKSVLLDMLYDLFNVRGATGRVDPASKRESSHRTSSSSPRLDPDAPPAAQAITRLGELGDQPRSRLNLVDHYLALLLVVFFESGLVDALIHVIEHAPTMARKATMLMGELLQVSKRVHPPSMGGNIHSLPRLFSLAANFNLEKSDERQAAASALASIDSANRHRAHHEAMISAAALSGTAQSTARDRSNSIEESMRRGQRQVEKTKMRMGMQIDDVQFRNMMVDTQVLVTKDHTKWNLETLTEMLEGPLLNAKRLDDVVKGSKLLKRVLAFFHPFALRFASIRKLNANRRFVRLGCLLLSTLAATPEGARVLSEDRLLREVRECLDQLDPLSGLSTSDPLLSRKRMDETLTSGYFEMIGILTQSAEGIRLLERFKIFTPLYHLCALRSRDDIVKAVIENVDYSIDGHSRIILAKALTSSYRDVRLFATRHLAELIRQQTLAANVKTGSRVQSDWTLNLLLTQLYDPSVDVRQLATKVVEEACTSIQILEKVVSMRPTLDHLGELGHPLLLKFLSTSVGIRYLWQGEYIDREMDEWFNERNQRYMVEVEVMLADFFSIYRKSPTNGGGAGASNGQTSTSAFAPPPPATVDPAKDGVVPPHFYGELAKTPEGCRILQQKGHFAEFAHFIRQHGGETSDSELINKLKSILWTVGNIGANELGLPFLEAEDLVSQIVEIAENSAVLSVRGTCFFVLGLIASTNSGAEALQDYGWQSVCTPLGAPMGLCIPDDVNRLVSIARWEVNKVPDLSYLELAPPETLVANKIITSIANLGNSILAANASRALSRLKAKHKAMFKDLSVMARALELMNHFYFRVSVRRYIWDLFDVSLDEDVVQGIRASRQRLIQARHLQAAHSMRSPSEADMANAVRSPCLTTSGSRDTSERFENATIRGLGRQSQDKEQPQHGLSALAGHDSSMQSVSDRDSESSPPHLTQARRGNGTARYGDDEDSQNDEDADEVGLSSNLSSDDEASDTSQEGTKPMLQPGHGFGGANRRMTASGNGRGTSMRSSTLKGHWYARHEPMQAEKVVAAPAKRVIGFGVEEV